One Xiphophorus maculatus strain JP 163 A chromosome 9, X_maculatus-5.0-male, whole genome shotgun sequence DNA segment encodes these proteins:
- the LOC111609727 gene encoding zinc finger protein 853-like, whose amino-acid sequence LQPQQLQQLQLQLKLQQLPQQLQQLNQQLQLMPHQAQQLQQLNQQLQLTPQQLQLQLQLQQLNQQLQLQAQQLQQLNQQLQLTPQQLQLQLQLQQLPQQLQLQAQQLQLLPQQLQLQQKQLQQLPQQLQLQLPLLPQQLQLQQKQLQLQQKQLQLLPKQPQLQQKQLQLLPQLPQLQQKQLQLLPQLPQLQQKQLQLLPKQLQLQQKQLQLTPQQLPQQLQLMPQQLQLQAQQLQLLPQQLQLQAQQLQLLPQQLQLQQQQLQLLPQQLQLTPQQVQLQLQLQQLPQQLQLQVQQLQLQQQQLQLLPQQLQLLNQQL is encoded by the exons ctacagccccaacaactacaacaactacaactgcagcTCAAACTACAACAgttgccccaacaactacaacagTTGaaccaacaactacaactgatgCCCCACCAA gcCCAACAACTACAACAGTTGaaccaacaactacaactgacgccacaacaactacaactgcagctccaactacaacagttgaaccaacaactacaactacaggcCCAACAACTACAACAGTTGaaccaacaactacaactgacgccacaacaactacaactgcagctccaactacaacagttgccccaacaactacagcTACAggcccaacaactacaactgttgccccaacaattacaactgcagcagaaacaactacaacagttgccccaacaactacagcTG caactaccactgttgccccaacaactacagctgcagcagaaacaactacaactgcagcagaaacaactgCAGCTGTTGCccaaacaaccacaactgcagcagaaacaactacAGCTGTTGCCCCAACTaccacaactgcagcagaaacaactacaactgttgccccaactaccacaactgcagcagaaacaactacaactgctgcccAAACAACTACAACTCCAGCagaaacaactacaactgaCGCCCCAACAACttccccaacaactacaactgatgccccaacaactacaactacaggcccaacaactacaactgttgccccaacaactacaactacaggcccaacaactacaactgttgccccaacaactacaactgcagcagcaacaactacaactgctgccccaacaactacaactaaCGCCCCAACAAGTacaactgcagctccaactacaacagtTGCCCCAACAGCTACAACTACAGGTCCAACAACTACAattgcagcagcaacaactacaattgttgccccaacaactacaactgttgAACCAACAACTATAA